One stretch of Zingiber officinale cultivar Zhangliang chromosome 6B, Zo_v1.1, whole genome shotgun sequence DNA includes these proteins:
- the LOC121991352 gene encoding extensin-like, translating to MKRHTRVPTSRRGARRPRKRALETLVTESPERSAGIEPDGQGQTPHGTAGASASQIQTVPSLEVPTLTVPIGPTPTVFTVPPTVYPASSPAVPPVAYPAHPPTVLATAYPTPTPTVPVAPYPVPPPTISPVAPTYILPAVPPAVPTPFYAVAPGVPSPAYTVVPPLVSTPVIPSVPVAIPTHPTDMIATRAQIPALAESVKS from the coding sequence atgaagcGACATACACGTGTTCCCACGTCGAGACGTGGTGCAAGACGGCCACGCAAAAGGGCGTTGGAAACTCTAGTGACGGAGTCGCCAGAGAGGTCTGCTGGGATCGAGCCTgacggtcagggacagactcctcaTGGTACTGCGGGTGCGTCGGCCTCTCAGATTCAGACGGTTCCTTCTCTAGAGGTACCCACCTTGACCGTACCCATTGGACCCACCCCTACAGTATTTACTGTACCACCTACGGTGTACCCGGCCTCTTCACCAGCAGTACCACCTGTGGCATACCCGGCCCATCCACCAACAGTGCTTGCTACTGCATACCCAACACCCACACCAACAGTACCAGTTGCTCCTTatccggtaccaccacctaccaTATCTCCAGTTGCTCCTACCTATATTTTACCTGCAGTGCCACCAGCGGTACCTACCCCGTTTTATGCAGTAGCACCAGGGGTACCTTCCCCCGCCTATACAGTGGTACCACCCTTAGTATCAACTCCAGTGATTCCATCAGTTCCCGTGGCGATTCCTACTCACCCTACTGATATGATTGCGACACGAGCTCAGATCCCAGCTTTGGCAGAGTCAGTGAAAAGCTGA